GGGCTGCTCACTTACGCGATGCATCTTGCCCATGGCTGTTCCAGTCCCAAGTCGGAATGCCTATCGGCGGTAAGAGGCCGTCGATGTGGCCGCCATGAAAGTGAATAGCCCTGAAGCTGATTGGCAGCGTGAGTGCGAGTGTGTGATGTCGTGTGCAGGGTGACCCACGATCCAAGGCGGCCAAATTTTTCGTGGGTCTCCGACACCCAGGCGCCATCCTCTACGCcagaccaccaccagcagcctACATTTTACGTTCGGTATCTCTAGGTATCACTTTACTGCCAACGTTCCGCACCAAGTCGGACATTCACATCAACACGCAAAGTATTTGAGATCGAAAACTTGGTTCGTTGACTCGTATCATGCATCTGAAGATGCTTTATGTACATATTTGATCATAACCTGCTGTCTGGAAGCCAGCATGTCACTGTGGTGACAATGGACCCCGGATGCCATATCCGCCGAGTAATAATGTCAACGCCAGTGATGCAAAATCGTTATGAGCCAAGCGTTGCTGCCTTTCCCCTTCCTCTAGAGCTTCCTGCCGAGGAAGCAGTCAAAAAACAATAAAAACCGCTCACAAGTGCCCGTCAGCGTCGCTCGGCCTTCTACGCTCGGTGCGAGTACGGCTCATACGCCAGGTCCGagcggccgttgccgccAGGGTAGCGCGGGGGCTGCGACGAGTAGTTGTGGCCGAactgctggccctgctggTTGGGGTTGTAGAAGCCGCCGCTCATCTCGTGGTCGCTCGTCAGGGGCGCGTAGCCGCGGGTGGggagcagcttctcgccgtcgtcgtgcttgctgccgcgcttggcgctgcggctgcggtgcTCGGGCTTGCAGCAGCAAATGGTGAAGAGccagaagaaggcggcgccgatggcaaaggcggtggcgatccagacggcggcgaggaagcgggTGCCGACGGTGCCCTTGACGCCGTAGAATTTGGCGGTGCTCTCGACGGTGCCCACGACaatggtggccatggcggtggcgaggccggcggcggctccgacAAGCACGGCCGTGATGGAGGCAACGAGCCACGTCAGGCAGGAAACGACGCGGGAGCAGTTGGAGAAGATGCCGACGAAGAGCTCGATGCCaagagcgacgagggcgatgatgaaggTAACCTCGGTCCACTTGGTGACGGTGCGGAACGCCTTGAGGGCATCCTTGACCTCGGTGGGCAAGTTGATCTTGACGCCGGCGGTAGAGCCGAATTCCTCGATCCAGGTCGTGTTCAGCTCATGCGAGGCCCAGTCGAAGCGGCCCTTGATGCAATTGCGCTTGCCATCCTTGTCTTTGCTGCAGTAGCCCCAGAGGGAGACCTCGTAGACCTGATCAAGGCCAAGGTTACCGGCCGTGATGTTGCTGGTCTGTGCGTTGTTGGCGCGGCTGCCTAGCTTGTTGGCGATGTTGTCGAAGTTGGCGGGGTTTATGGAGAGGTCGGAGACGTCGAcggagaagacgaagaggttgttgttgtggACGACGCCCGATAgcgtggcgacgaggagggagatgatggcgccgatggtgaggatgagggggagggcgacgCAGAAGAAGCGACCGACTCCCATGGttgcggctgcgacggcggtCGGTTCGTCGAGGGACAACGAGGATAGAAGGGATATCAACCGcctgttggtggtggttgggTCCGGGTCTGAGAGGCCGGtttgtcggcgacggcgacggcgacgaggacaggtggaggagagagagcgacCGAATGAGAGTCAGACGTCAAAACCACGAAATGTACGTAACGCAGGTGACGGGAGTACGATAGTAGAAAATGCAAAAGATGGACTTGTCTGGGCGCCGCGTTGTTTTTATGCGGCGTGAGACGCCAGAGGCGGAGCTGGGCTACGTTGGGAGGGAGCTGATCAATtgtggacgagggcgccgtgtTTGACGTCGAGTGGGTGGCGCAGTCTATGAGGTTGGGCGCAGCTTCAGGGGACCACTTCCCCCACCGGCCATTGGCTGGGTGTGCCTCTGGGGGGATGGAAAGCCTTCGTCATCCTCCGgggctgctcctgctgctgcttgcttcgCCTCCCGGCTGGCTGCTCCGGCCGTTGCTGGGCGGCACATCAGTGTTTCTCTGCGCGGGCCGCTCCTACCTCGTACTACGGGCATTTACGGTACTGCTAACCCAAGGTACTAAAGGTACCTCCTCCTACATGTAGCTGCTGAGCTGGCCGGGCCTgtgcggcgctgcggcgctgTCAGGGTACCTCCAGTTAGCCCTGGCGTCAGGCGTCGTTCGAAGGGCTGAGTGCGACATTGAGCGCGCATTTCCTCGCATTCGATAGTAGTACGTAAGATGATGCTGATATCTGCCCTACCTGAGGTGGGTAACATGATGAGACAGACTGACCGACCCCGTTGCCCTTCCCGTCCGTCAGCCTGGCGTGCTTCCCTTTTGGGGCAAAAACACGCGCGAGCTAGCACCTACGCACGTCAGTCATGACTTTGCAGACGATAGGTGGTACGGAACGAATCTTTTCCTGCACGTCGGCACCAGACACATGGAGCCGCCATCCCCGATTGATTGAAGCCTACGCACATTTGCGACCATGTTGACGTTTTTTGCTCTGCCACGGCAACCGACATGGAGGCGAACCaaagacaaaaaaaaaaacaaaagCGTTCTCCCCACCGCTCATCATCCTCCCATCGTCCATCCCACACTCCTTGCCCCGGGCCCCCCCGTTTGTGCATGATGCATGATGACAAAGATGATCCAACCTTGCGCGCAACCCCGCCAAGACCGCTGCTGAACCCACCGCTGACGACGCCTCGAAAGGGATGCGCCGCAacggctggcgggctggctggctggttgggcACAGGAGACATCAGAATCAGCCCCCCCGATCTGCAAAACACGAAAAGGAAGGAGAGCCCTGTTTCGCCGCACCAACGAAACGGATACAGTACGTAGTACAGTAAGTTACATACCGCCACCAGTTGGTTGTGTGTTGTCCCGCCTCACCGAGTCGTTGCCACTGCGACGATGCATGCAGCCCTCCGCGCATCGACGTAGTAATGTGTCCGCGACACCGGCCCTGCCTCTCCCAGTCGGCGCCAGAATCAATACAGTAATACTGAGCGATACTGAGCAAGTATATCTTTGAGTGTGTGCCACGAGTAGTAGACAAACGaaagctcctcctcccccaccgCACCGCGAGAGCCCACGAGGTTTCAATCCAAAGCCTCGCGGCCCTCCCGCCGCACAGCCTCCGCTAGTTTGGCTcccgctgggctgggcggggaggggggctcACTATATTTAGCAGCACTCATCGCCACCCTTTGGTTCCTTTggagtggatggatggatggatggatggatggatggatggatggaagctTGAATGCCCGGCGTGAGTCTCtggggccagccagcctttCTTTGTCTGACCCGCCACAGGGACGGACGCAGCCGGCAGCATCATGTGCGTGCGCGTCTCTTTGTCTGCGCCTGGTCGGGTGAGTTTCGGGGCACCGCACGCAGGATGCcggaagggaggggagggggagggatggaagCCACTCCGACCCACGCACCTACGGCTCCGCCATCGGCCGACTGCGCACCAGATGTCGGCCCCCgggcggccgctggccgtcCACGTGGCGCTCCGACCCGGCAGCCCTTGCTACTGCTAATACGGACTACAAGAAACGTACCGCTAATAACTACGTTCTAGCTTCCATTTCTCGTCGCTGACGATATCTCGTGTGCGGTGTTCTTCGTACTGCATGCAGCCCACGGTAACTGACGCATCTCCAACGGGTTGCCCCGACACTTTTCGCCGACAGGATAAACCCGTCGGCAACGTGCGTCGTGCCCGGCTAAAGTCGAGCCCGAGCACCGTTGTGTCATGCTGGAGCCACAGTCGCTTGCCCGTCATGCGCCTTGTTCCCTTCTCGTCCTGCTATTGCTGTCATGTGACGAGGCATGCTGCCAGGAAGCCCATCCCTTCTCACACGCCTTTCCTCACCCGTACAGTAAACAAAGAATTTCATACATGCTACTACTGCATAGTGCTGTAAGAAGTCCTATGCGCGCCCGTCATCAATAAAGAGTAGCTGGAGGGCTGCGCGGCTCGTGTAACTGCGCCGCAGAGCAGCGCAGTCTTTGTGCGCCTTCCCACCCTGACTTACCACCCGGCAGCGACGCGGGTCGTGCAGTTGGGTCGGCTTTCACGGGCGCGCTGCACGTTCCACAACGCTTTGTGAGACCTGCGAGGGACATGAGCATTACCTCATAATGTCTCTGCCACGGTGCCGACCAGCCGGGTGGACACGCGGGGGGCGCAGACAGACCGTTTTGACTGAGACGTGAGCAACGACAGCCGCGGcttccgtcgtcgtcgtcgtcgttgttaAAGCGGGCCGGCATAGGGAACACAAAGCTGGCCACCGCGACCAAGCATATCATTTGTCGTCGCGTCCGGCTGGTCGTTGTTGGGCCAGTCGACGCTCGCAGGAACCTGTGGGGGCGttgcgcgagggcgacgtccgTCCTTGTTTGGCTACGCAGCGAGCCAGGGACCATGCCGCGAACAAGAgaagggggcggggggctgGAGGCTGTCATCCCGTCCACGTCACGATAGGCCAGGTCGTCCGTGGATCGAGAACCATGTCGTTAGCCCAAGTGATGCCGTTGCGGCCTGATACCAccccagctgctcgtcgtccaaTTTCCGGCCCttggagctggagcgcgggcgcggcaagTGCGTGGTCAAGGCGGACTGGCTGTCTGATCTGATGCCGAGATGGAAAAATGTCAGATGTCGGTGCACCTGGCACGGCGATGCTCGCATCCGAGGCGTCGGCAGATTAGCACGTCGCAGTGGCAAAAAAGGCATCTCCGAGGGGCCAGAGACGCGTGAATGGCCTTCCTTGTTGGCAACGGGTGcgccgtcggtggtggtATCGATGGACAAGGACATGGAGGTTTAGTTTCACCTCCAAAGCCCTTGTACCAGcaccatggatggatggtgggcGTTGAAGTGATGGCGCGCCAGTTCCCGACTGCGCGGACATGCAAGAAAATTGTGGAGGCCGCAGCGGTGCCAGTGGAACCTTAATTGCGCCTTGTTGGCTGTGGCATTTTGGCGCGCAGTACTAAGTAACTGTACCTTACCAGCCAGTGGAGGCTGGAGTGGAGGCCAGCGAGCGTCCAAGGGGATGGATGAACTGCCCTGGAAAGTACCAAGTCGCTCAGCGGATGCGGCGCCTCTACCTTTCATGGTGATAAGTGCAATCATTACCTGTAGGTATCCGTCTGCCATGAGGTGGGATGGGGCCATGCACACCCTGGCCTCCATGGCATCCTGGCTTCCCTGATGCCGCCCGGATCGGCAGctggcgcgctcctcgccgctgcgcgacgcAACGTGGACAGAAGCCCGAGGGGGAAGCTGGAGCGCCTCCATGGGCTGGAGGGGCTGAGGGAGGGCATGGAACCTCACAAGCAGGCAGAGGTGCAGCTGCACCGGCTGCACCTCCAGCAGCAGAcccgagccgccgcaggtGGGGGGCATTGTGATCAAATCACGGTCTGCGATGGAGGGGCTCGATGAGGGGGATGGCGCGCCATGGCATCGCGTCGTGACACCTGAGGTGCGGCACGGCGCAGTGCCACGGGGTTTCGGAAtggcccgtcgacgacatccgtACATGTCCtttgtcgttgccgtcgtcgcgactGACGGAGTGCTCGATGCGTGCCTGCGTGCCTGCTTGcatgctcgcccgccctctGTGCGAATGACCAAGGTgctggtgttgttggctgTTTTCTCTTCtttgcgtgcgtgccccgGCGCTGTGCTGCGGTTGTTGGCTCCCCGTGCCCCTCGGTGTGccatgctggtggtgctgctcagcccccctccccccgcaAGCGTCGTGCAGGCACCCTGGCCGCTGCTGAttggcgcgccgccaccggttTTGAGCAGCGCTAACGCGCCACGACGGGCGATAGCCTctcctgggcgtcgccacAGTCGACACTCCCGTGCCcggtgagagagagagtgtgaagagagagggagagagagtcAGGGCGAGGCTTCAGCATCATCAACGACAACAGCCACCGCCGACAGCTTCTACTTCCGCTGCTGCTTTGTCATCGGCACGTCGCGACACCCCGCCCGTTGCGACATTGACACAAGCGAAACAAAAGACAAGACAGAGAAAACAAGCTCTTTTGAGACACGCAGGAACTTGCCTCACACCCTCTCCCTCCGCTCGATCCTTTGCTGCCGCTCCCGGGCAAAggcacagcgcagcacgccagagcccagcccagcactGCACCcgcacagcgcagcaccTCACAGCACagagcagcgcagcacaggccaccaccaccaccaccttgtCCCAGCCCGGACATCTTGGCAAACCACCGCCGCATCTGCAGGTACTTGGttcccatccatccgccgtccctccatccatccaggcCCAGCTACTACTGGAGCCGCCTTTGCACCGCTGCCTTTGATTCTTCCCGATTCCAAAACCTGCCCGCACTTCCTCAAccttctttctctcttgCACCACCCGCTCCGGCTTTGCCTCGACCGAACCctttcgtcgtcttcgcgccTCCACCAGCGTCCAACTCCCCGCCGCTGCATTTATAGGGCCCGGTCTCTTCAGCTCCTTAAAGAGCGCCCTCGAATttaaccccccctccccccgtaTCGCCGAAGCCTACCCGCGCACCCGCCCTAttcggccgccgctgctcccgccTCCCGTCTCCGACTCGGAGTCATCCAAGCCGCGACGCCCCACGACGTCATCACCACTGCGCCGATTTCTGTCCCCGCGGCCTTTTTTCGCCGTCTCAAATCCCGCTGCGAACCTTGCGTCCCTTCTCTCCCCCAGGCGTCCGCCCTAGACAAcaacgacggccgccatcaagATTCGGCTCTCCTCTTTctttctcgtcctcggccgtctctTCCATCCTCCCTAGCGCGGCCCTCGTCACAGCGACACCCCCAAAACGAATCGTTCGTACACCCCGATAGCCAAGCTCAACGGTGCGCACATTGGCAGAggactcgccgccggccaagcCAGGCATATACAGGGCCTCTCAAACCTTCCCGCACGCCACCCACGCGGCATTTGAGACatcgcccaccgccgccgcctagGTGCCTAGGCGCAAtcgacccccccccccccccccagccggGCCTCCTCCCAAACTTGCGATGGGCAATCAGGCCTCCAAGGAAGGAGGCGGCTCCTCGTCCAAGGGCTCCGGCGCTGGCCCGTCGGGCGACGCTACTCTGCAGTCGTACCCCTCCTTTAGCAGGTCCGACACCAAGGACTCGTCGCGGTCGTTCCGGTCCCTGCGATCTAAGATACCCGGCTCCAGCGGCAGAACCGACAGCCCGCGAAACTCGGCCCTACTCTCCAACGGCGACTCGGCCGGCGATAACAAggtcgccgatgccgcgTCCGTCCGATCCGGGCGCAGTGGGCGTTCCAGCGCTTCCAGGACCAGCCGCAGCGAGATCCCGCCACTGAGGCACAATTCCACCGACCTGTCCAACACCGACTCTGCCGTCTTCGACGaccaaccaccaccctcaccggtgtccgccagcgccctcAAAGGCGGCAATCACGATGTgagcgccgcccaggcttccggcgaggtcgaccaCGTGTCGGAccagccgccgtccgccAATGCGAGCCTCACCACCCACATGCAGGCGCCCGGGCAGCCTATTCTCGTCAAGCGCGACCAGCCGGCAAGCGTCATCCAAGAGAGCCCCTCGATGGACTCGCCCGCTAGGACCGACTCCAACGGCAATGTCGGCATGTCCGAGATCAAAGATAttgacctcgacgacttcataaagcgcctgctcgacgcAGGCTACGCTGGCAAGGTGACAAAGGGTGTATGCCTCAAGAATGCCGAGATTGTTGCCATCTGTCATCGCGCCCGCGAGGTCTTTTTGTCGCAGCCCGCactcctcgagctcgatgCGCCTGTCAAGATTGTCGGCGACGTTCACGGACAATACACTGACCTAATTCGCATGTTCGAAATGTGTGGCTTCCCGCCCACGTCAAACTACCTCTTCCTCGGAGACTACGTCGACCGTGGGAAGCAGTCTCTCGAGACCATCTTACTCCTGCTGTGCTACAAGATCAAGTTCCCTGAAAACTTTTTTCTCCTCCGCGGAAATCACGAATGCGCCAATGTGACGCGCGTCTACGGTTTCTACGACGAGTGCAAGCGGAGGTGCAACGTCAAGATCTGGAAAACATTCATCGACTGTTTTAACACGCTCCCCATTGctgccatcgtcgccggcaaaATCTTTTGCGTTCACGGCGGTCTTTCCCCTGCCCTCAGCCACATGGATGATATTCGCAACATCGCTCGGCCGACGGACGTCCCCGATTACGGGCTGCTCAACGACCTACTCTGGTCGGATCCTGCAGACATGGAACAAGACTGGGAGGCAAACGAGCGGGGCGTCAGCTACTGCTTCGGCAAACGCGTCATCACCGATTTCCTAGCCGTACACGACTTCGACTTGATCTGTCGAGCGCACATggttgtcgaggacggcTACGAGTTCTTCAACGATCGTGTTCTAGTCACTGTCTTTAGCGCACCAAACGTAAGCTATCCATTGCAGCGTTCACAGAGTACCCTACTAACCGGCCCCAGTATTGCGGAGAATTTGATAATTGGGGGGCTGTCATGTCTGTGTCGGCCGAGCTTCTGTGCAGCTTTGAACTTCTCAAGCCGCTCGACTCGAGTGCCCTCAAGAGCCACATTAAGAAGGGGCGCAACAAGCGTCAGCAAATGCTCAACAGTCCTGTAAGTTCTACGTCACCCCCAATCAGGCACTTGCTAACTTGTCCTAGCCGGCGAGCGTCCAACCCCAGAGCGTCTAATTTCACGTCCACGCCCATATAGCGACTGGTGTCGTGTCCGAGGCATACAGCGCAGGTTGGGGAAGCCCAACCACCCACCAGCCGAGCCGAATGACGATTGCGTCAGGGGCGCCACGCCTCATGTTACGTCTTGCCTACACGGTCCCAAGACACCAGAACCGAGATTTGGCCTGGGAGCCTGACCGTCGATGGAGTAATATCCGTGTGACGCGCCCGGCTTGATCGGGGTGGAAAGGTGTGACGTGATAGTGCACCTAACTAGGTCTGAAATGGCCGAGCTCCGTAAAACATTCTCAAAGGACTTTTATTTTCTCATCACCGCAACACTTctgttggcgacgacgccgcaaTGGAGCATAAGGTGAATGCATGCAAATGGTATGGGAGGAAACATGGTGACGTGCAGCGTTTCTCTAGATTTATGTTGGGTCGATGGGCTAGCCAGCCAACATGAGGCATCTTTGTACAGTACGGGGCTGCGCCGACAATGAGAATGAGCTGTCGGCCGAGGTTATGACAGAACAGTCGCCTGCCATTGAGGTGTTTGGAGTAGGATTTCTTCGGAATATTGTATTTTCTCCCCGGGACTTGGGTTTTGCAGCAAAAGTGACTGATGCAATTTAGAGTGAGTCGTGTGATGTACAATGTGTGATATGTTGGCTGGCTCGGAAGGTGCAAGGCTGCTTAGTCATCAGCATGCGTCGAGAAAATTGGTCTGCAGATGGTGAGCTCGCCAGCTCCGTCCCTGTCAACGACCACGACGCAACCATGAACCGACAAGCCATTCGCTCGGTCTGCGCccgggcgaggccggagcTCGAGAGGAGTAGCTACGCACTGAGGAATTACTTTTCCACATCTCAATGGCTCGCCACGGACGACACAACGCCCAACGACCCGAACCCGGCGCCTACCCGCCGACAGCGAACACAGGCCGCGACAAGCGAGATCACCTCTCTCGTGAGGAACAACGGCCCTTCGACACCTCGCCAGTGGCCTCGGCAGGCTTCCGGACCCGAATCTGGCCAGGCTAAGGTCCTTGACGTGAGAAGTCTGCCGAGGGGGGGATtccgcggacgaggcggcttTCAGGGTCGgggtcggggcggcgccgccaccgccggccgAGAAAATACGTTTACTCAACGGGGCTTCTCACCCGCGGAAGGTGATCGACCCTCAAGGATGGACCGGGATGGCTTCGCCTCGCGCGGTCTGCGCGGCCGgggccgtggacgaggcggactTCACGGAGGGGAATGGGGAGACAACCTGCGCGACAAGAATGCGGACACGGACGCCGAGAAGGACTTTCAGATGGACGGGAACAGGGCTTTCAACAGGAATGCAAGGAAACCGAAAGACCCCTTCGAAGTGATGGAcccggcggaggaggcgttCGACAACGACATGCGCTTCGGCACGAGGACCCAGTACACGCCCTCGCTCACGCTCGAAGACCTCGCGCCCTTCATGCCGGCCGACGCGTCCACCTCCCAggggcgcgccgcgacggtgcTGCAGAACCTCAGCGCGCTGGGCACCGCGGACCCCGTGGGTGTGCCGCAGGACTTGCAGGGCAGCTGCTACGCGGAGGACCTGGAGAACGCGGGCGTGCGCTTCTTCGCTGACGCCAAGGCAAGGGATGCCGCTGAGGCATACCTccagaagaagaggagggacGAGGCTGCTAAGAAGGCTCGCGAGGAGGGGGTAACGATGGAGGAGAGCACGGAGCGCATCATCCAAGACGCCGATGAGGCCATTCGCAGGGTCATCTTCGacaaggcggtggcgggccaGTACGAGAAGCCCGAGTTTGCGGCAGACCCTGTGGGCGTGTCTCGCTCGTGGCATCTCCGCGCTGAGACGTACACGCAAAAGGACATTGAAAACTTtgagaagaagctcaagtCGTTGATGGGGGcaggggccgcggcgggcgggaagTCGGGCAAGGCTAATAATGCCACGGCCTAAAGCATGTACAATcagggagcggcggctgccatCATGTTGTAATAGTAGTACATTTTCAAATCGAGGGAAAACAAGCTGTGTCAAGACACAACCATCCCCGATCTGTCGGGTTTTGGCCATCTAATTCCCCCTCTCTAGCTGCTTCATCGtctgcgcctcctcggcgtcaatCTCCTTCATCTTCTTGTCCTGCAGTTTCTGCAGCTCCTTCTCTGCGCGCTTCACCACGTCGGGCAGCACGGCACCCGTGCGCTTCCCCTCCTTGAGCATCTTGTCGTGACGGGTGCGCGCCTGGCGGACCCTCTCGCGCCAGCCCTGCGTCGCCTCCttgacgcggcgcgcgagctcgtcgcggcgctcgagttccacgcgcagcagcagctcgaggtcgTTGTCCTCGGagcgctgcggctgctggttGAACTCGCGCGAGGCCTGCACCGCCGACATGATGGGCTTGATGTACGCGCGGTCGTTGACGAGCAGCGAGATGGTGCGTCCGGACCGGGGCACGACCTGCGCGAGCTCCCGCAGCGGGAACGTGTCGtgctggccgctgccgctgccgctgccgctgggggcggcgggctcggtCGACTTGACCGTCACgggcagcgcgccgagcgtCGACGGGTTGAAGCGCCCGCCGTGCAGGACGGACTGCAGCTGCGCCTTGAAGTGCGCGTCGATGGGGGCGTACGCGGCGATCAGGCCACTGAAGTCGAGGGGGTCTTCGACGGCATTGTTatcggcggcggatgag
This region of Purpureocillium takamizusanense chromosome 9, complete sequence genomic DNA includes:
- the pzh1 gene encoding Protein-serine/threonine phosphatase (COG:T~EggNog:ENOG503NUEW), with the translated sequence MGNQASKEGGGSSSKGSGAGPSGDATLQSYPSFSRSDTKDSSRSFRSLRSKIPGSSGRTDSPRNSALLSNGDSAGDNKVADAASVRSGRSGRSSASRTSRSEIPPLRHNSTDLSNTDSAVFDDQPPPSPVSASALKGGNHDVSAAQASGEVDHVSDQPPSANASLTTHMQAPGQPILVKRDQPASVIQESPSMDSPARTDSNGNVGMSEIKDIDLDDFIKRLLDAGYAGKVTKGVCLKNAEIVAICHRAREVFLSQPALLELDAPVKIVGDVHGQYTDLIRMFEMCGFPPTSNYLFLGDYVDRGKQSLETILLLLCYKIKFPENFFLLRGNHECANVTRVYGFYDECKRRCNVKIWKTFIDCFNTLPIAAIVAGKIFCVHGGLSPALSHMDDIRNIARPTDVPDYGLLNDLLWSDPADMEQDWEANERGVSYCFGKRVITDFLAVHDFDLICRAHMVVEDGYEFFNDRVLVTVFSAPNYCGEFDNWGAVMSVSAELLCSFELLKPLDSSALKSHIKKGRNKRQQMLNSPPASVQPQSV
- a CDS encoding uncharacterized protein (EggNog:ENOG503P723), which gives rise to MRRENWSADGELASSVPVNDHDATMNRQAIRSVCARARPELERSSYALRNYFSTSQWLATDDTTPNDPNPAPTRRQRTQAATSEITSLVRNNGPSTPRQWPRQASGPESGQAKVLDVRSLPRGGFRGRGGFQGRGRGGAATAGRENTFTQRGFSPAEGDRPSRMDRDGFASRGLRGRGRGRGGLHGGEWGDNLRDKNADTDAEKDFQMDGNRAFNRNARKPKDPFEVMDPAEEAFDNDMRFGTRTQYTPSLTLEDLAPFMPADASTSQGRAATVLQNLSALGTADPVGVPQDLQGSCYAEDLENAGVRFFADAKARDAAEAYLQKKRRDEAAKKAREEGVTMEESTERIIQDADEAIRRVIFDKAVAGQYEKPEFAADPVGVSRSWHLRAETYTQKDIENFEKKLKSLMGAGAAAGGKSGKANNATA
- the UGA2_1 gene encoding succinate semialdehyde dehydrogenase NADP+ linked (COG:C~EggNog:ENOG503NVW2), which gives rise to MALPRATGLARQGARFLSAAASRTTTTTTTTVRPAAPSRPVLPASLANCTCVAVRPFASSSALQKKRKIAPAANSPSRADDKNPSHSTSSSSSSSSSSSAADNNAVEDPLDFSGLIAAYAPIDAHFKAQLQSVLHGGRFNPSTLGALPVTVKSTEPAAPSGSGSGSGQHDTFPLRELAQVVPRSGRTISLLVNDRAYIKPIMSAVQASREFNQQPQRSEDNDLELLLRVELERRDELARRVKEATQGWRERVRQARTRHDKMLKEGKRTGAVLPDVVKRAEKELQKLQDKKMKEIDAEEAQTMKQLERGN
- a CDS encoding uncharacterized protein (COG:S~TransMembrane:4 (i7-32o152-170i182-207o227-252i)~EggNog:ENOG503P1BV), which produces MGVGRFFCVALPLILTIGAIISLLVATLSGVVHNNNLFVFSVDVSDLSINPANFDNIANKLGSRANNAQTSNITAGNLGLDQVYEVSLWGYCSKDKDGKRNCIKGRFDWASHELNTTWIEEFGSTAGVKINLPTEVKDALKAFRTVTKWTEVTFIIALVALGIELFVGIFSNCSRVVSCLTWLVASITAVLVGAAAGLATAMATIVVGTVESTAKFYGVKGTVGTRFLAAVWIATAFAIGAAFFWLFTICCCKPEHRSRSAKRGSKHDDGEKLLPTRGYAPLTSDHEMSGGFYNPNQQGQQFGHNYSSQPPRYPGGNGRSDLAYEPYSHRA